GTAATAACACGCCGATAATAAACTATTTTGACAACCAGTATAAACAGTGTCTGTTTCTTTTGATTAGGACACCTTTGGCAGCATCAAAGAAACTGAACTCCAGGTTCAAATCCCCTGtaagtcattttaattattgtattttaaaggcACACTTAACGTGAAACGGGGTCAAGTTTTACTTCTCGTCAAGCCAGTCAGTCCATTGCATTTGAACTTGACCGCTATCCCTCCAGACGTCCTTTGTAAACCGCTAGTGGGCGCTGTTATATGCTTTAGACTAGGAGACGTAAAAACACTGGGTGGGATGTATGTTGAATGCATGTGTGAGGCGATTCTTTATGTTTTGGACAGAACCATCTGTCGCAATAAACAATTTAGTTATTTCATTGAGAACTGAACTTGTCCTGGTGCACAGaggtgtatattattattattattattattattattattattattattattattattaatactttctCTTATTAAAAATTGTGTGGCACACCTAAAATTTGAAAAAATTACAATGGCAAATTTGAATTAGGGACAGGCAACCTAGTGGTTTAATAAAGTGTTGTTGTCTCCAAGGTCTCTCCTATTGCTATCACTCTATAGAAtaaagatgtttattttttttgttctaaGGTAATTAATTGCTGTATGTATTAAACTAGGATCccaatgtttattattatttaaaaatcctAAATTAGAAAACTTGAAAAGCTAAGTTTTAATTTGGATTACAGGCAGTGGTGTATccagtacattttaaatggagTGGTCAGATGGGTCAGTAGTTGTTTTGGGATGGCACTTATCAACAAAAATACTTATGAAATGTGTTCAACTGGTAAAGGGAGCTAATCACCCTATTCTAGGTTACATTTATTGACATGACATGTTTGGACAAACATTGAGTGCCTTATCATTTTAATTAGCAGAACAAGGTTTCACTATAGTTAGTCAAATCAACGTAGAACTAATAATTTCGTACACTTCACCTTCTAGACTGTGAGAAGACTGAAAATCCCATAATTCCTCCCTCCATGTTACATTACATCCAAACAGTGCACACCGCAATGTTTCTCCTAATTACTATTCCATAAACCCTCAGTTCATCATCAGAACAGATACACAATTCATGTCAAAGCTCAAATATCTGGAATGGCTGATGGAATGGTTAGTAAGAAAAATGACATCTACTGCTCACAGGTCACTTAACACTCAGTTGTAGCGTAACCTCCTCCTCTTATCCCAAGATAATTCTAAGTAGAGCAGCCTTTCATGAGCAAGTAAACCATAAGTTCAAATGAGTAATGTATAAAATGAGTAGATAAAACATTGAACAGTTGACTACAGTATCCCTTATAAGGATCTACTGCAAGTGACAAAAATGTATGCATTACACTCAACTTTGAATGTTGTATTTTGGGATATTaatgtgcaaatatatatatatatatatatatatatatatatatatatatatatatatattgtgacagggagggggttaattgtcATTCCCTGTCTGCTTatggactgcaggtggttggggtgattgagcaattaaggtcaatcaaccccagcaACCTGACATATATAAATAGGGGTGGGGCAGAGGACAAAAGGAGAGTGTTGGGCCGGTAGCAAGGAAGTTGTTTTGAGCTGacggtttggtttgttttaactgTGTAGTCAGTGGACCAGCTGGTGTTTTGTGTTGTAGTTATTTAGTATAAAACTTTGGTTGGCCCACGCACCacattttttttggttattagATCTTTAAATTGTGAAGTGTAAGATATTAGGAGCTGGGATTGTTGGGACCCGCCCTGAAGAGTGAGCGCAGTAAAGGTTGGGTTCTGTCAGGTCACAGTAGGAGACCTGAGAAGAAAATAGTACTGTGaagaaaacaagtaaataaactAATCCCTGAACCCGTGGAGTACAGCCTGGTTTTTCTGCCTCCCTTCGGACAAAAGTAGAGGTAACAGTAACGGGAGAGTCCGGgcttcacaaaatatatataatatatatatatatatatatatatatataagcggCAGTAACACAATTCATccctcaaattaaaatattacccAAAAAAGTGTTACCAAGGAAAGAAGCACTTCTCTTTAGTttccaacacacaacacaacacaactcaGACATATATGTAGTTATTGAGTGACAGAGCACTTGCTTCTTATCCCTGTAGATTTATAGATACCACCAATACAACTAATAAACCCCTGAATAAAGAGCCATTTGGCTACTCTTGAGCTCAATAATTGCAGCAGGTGCATCACACATCACAACACAATTATTTCATGAGAGCTGTATCCAGTGAGTGGGCAGGCAGAGAACACAACGTCACAAGACAATCATTTTACGACAGCTGTATCTTGCGATTTGTTATAGTTTCTAGCAAACCTATTCACACTTTCATCCAAATTCAAGGCCTTTGCCCTTCTAAATTATACTCTCGCTAGCTTACACATTCATATAACATTAGACAAAGTGGTTTTGAGATGTTATTTGCTCACCTGTAACAGTTCAGTAGTTTCCAAAAGATTTAGAGTAACAGCAGCATTACATTATATGACTGAAATGCATATCAGCCTTGTGTGCTTGCCGACAACATTGAGTCTTAGCCAGTTGTTGGATGAGTGCTCTATTGTTACCATGATTACACTTAcaattttttgtgtgtttctgtttttgtgtgcatgtgGATGGTTAAGCTCCAGACTTCTAACACCTCCCAGTCTCCTGCAGCGTTGCAGTCCAGCGTTGAAAAGGAGGTGGAGGATCTTAAGAAGAGACAAGGGGAGTTGGACTTGGAAATCACACAGTTACAGACTGAGTGAGTGATGGATACCTATTTTTAAAGATTTCCATAtttctatataaaaataaatcacttttgTGAGAGACCCAGACAAACATTAACCCTGTATTTCCCCATAGCATCCAACATGTTTCCAGTTATGGTACAATGATCCTGTGGGTAGCATTAAAGCAGCAATATGGTGATAGTGAGAACACTAAAGTCAGGGGAAACAAATAATTGGATTGTTGAAATGATCATGCAAACTCTTGCCAGGGTTTCAGTGTCTGCCACTAAAGGGAGGTTtgttatgtgtttttatttccagaGGGTTGTGTGTAGAAGAGCTGGACcaacacatcagcctgcttcatGAATACAATGACATTAAAGACACTGGACAAATGCTGCTTGGCAGGCTGGGTAAGGCCCACTTAACAGAACTAGTTGTGATAGTTTTGACCCCCATGTCTTTTTAGAAGCTCAATCCTTCATCTAAGTAGAAATGTTTCTTTCGtgcatttattacatttgtgaCTTATCTCACACTTGCAAATCATGTGAGTAAATGTGTGACGGTTTCTACATTTCACCACAGAGAATAACTTATTATTTCTGACATAATCTGACCAGGGGCGGTAAGTCTTTATAACACTGCTGTGGCACCATGGCATGGAGACATCTGCTGCTCTGTAATTATTTGTCAGTACAATTGGAGAAACACAATATCAGTTTTTTGCATAGATCATTGTTTCCATAAATTTCTGTTCAGCTGATTTTTATGATCCATGTCCTCCGTTCATTCTGGACTGCAGAGTGAAAAGAGGCGATTGGCCTGGCAAgtgtgtctcagtcagtgtgtgcatgtgagtgAGAGCCCCTAGAACTACTTCCTGCTTTCAGATAATGCTTGTTACTGTGACTTGCATTGTAATGAAACATCAACTTCCTGCTGTTACAAGAAGTGTTGGTAACTAAGACCATACTTTTCTTCAGGATATTTGGTTTCAGATGCAAATGCCAGCTGATCCTTTATTATTTTCCCAGTCCGTGGTTATTTAAGGACCCACATAACTGGACAAACCACAAGGTTAAGTTGTTGAACCGCAGGATTGGTTGTTGAACTCACAGCTCCTGTTTCTCCTTCTGCAGCAGCAATCCGAGGTGTGACAACAAAGGATGTGTATCGAGACTTCAGCATGGATTTGGAGGACTAATGTTTCTAGAGGAATGCCGTTCCTTTCTCCCTCATCCCGCATTGTCCTACTAAAGAGCATAATAGGGTAGCCTAATTGAAGATGAATTGAAGGGTGGGGCAGCAGAAAAAGTATTTCATAGTCTTCATGTAAGCAAAAAGACTAGTTTAACACACCATGGGTTATTTACAGTTATCGTTGGGGGCCTGCTCTATTATTCAAGACTCACCATTACAATCATAGTACTCAGATGGACGTTTTCCACTGGGTAGAAGTCAGATGACTCTGATAATCAAGAGTCCTAAGTCTTTAACACATTCATCATATTTATTGTTCAATTTATACATGTCAATTTATTTATCTTGCTGCTACCAGATATTTAGCAGAGAATATGCTTATTAAATTAAGACAGAGCAGTCTTTCTTGAGGCCTCGAAGATACTGTGAGTCTTTACAAGTGGAGCTATAATATTACACTGATTAATATACTGCCGTGTTGTTTGAGCTTGTCTCCCAACATCAGCCTCTGGAGGTGCAGCAGTTATCTCTTCCTCAAACACTAGCGATCGATGAGCAATCTTGAGACACAGAGTTGGACGCAGAGTTCCATGTATTGTCATAGGGACAGACTGGTTAaggaaaaaatgcaaaaatgtgcTCAGCATATTCAAATTATTGTGTCCATAATCATCTGCCATCCATGCAACTTTCATCAGTGCTGCCTGCACATGTATATGAGTTGTTGGTCAATGGTCATGATCAATGCTGACTTATTAGCTGAGTGATAGTGGGGAAATGTGGAAGTGGTGATTTATGACTATAAATGAAAGAAACTATTACAGCATATAAGGGCTGTCTGCATAAGACAAATATGAAGGCAGAACACATCCATGTAAGACAGACTGCGATATTTCAAAGACAAATGTACGTATATGCGTGGAAAAATACTAAtatttgaataatttcattttaaatgataaatgttgaaatatctCTCCAGGAAGTCTTCCATTTAAAAGGTGAACAAATAGTTTACTAAGTTTCACAACTTAGAGAATGCCATCAATCTTACCAAAGTGACTTTATTGCTTAATTGCACTGAATATCAAGCTTTTGGTATATATGACACATATTTGGTATTGTTACTACGTGGCTTTAGGTCAAATTGATAGTTGCTTGGCCAATGTTCAGTCACATCTGTAAGAAAATTCTGAGATTTCAAAAGACTGACTTTCCTTATAATTACGTCTTTCCtcccttgtgttttgttttcttcagggAGTAACCAAAATAATTAAGCTCTACTGTACAACAGTGTCCAAGCTTCTTTTGAAAATGTCCTTAAATAGAGCTGGGCTTGCCTCCCCTCTTCCTTCTCTTGTACAAATCGGTCTTTCGCACACTTCAAGATAATGAAAACTGCCGAGAGTCCTGTGAAGGAATAGGTCTGTGCATTTCGCCACATATTCTCCTGGGAGTCTGAGGTGATTAATAAAAGTGGCCTGACCTGTGGGAAGCTGTGTGAGTTTCTGGCCTTGACAGGTACAGTGCAGCAGGTTGTGAATGTTGCCTGAGGGCCTGGAGAAATGGCTGTTAACCTTGGTGAGTCAGGGGTTTTGGTGGAACACTATTGTGTGTAAGGAGCAGACACTTTCCACAGCCCTAGATGAATAAAGAAATGTGTTGATACTGCTTAACAAGTAACCAGTTCTGTGAAATAGTTTCAaattgaaagtgtttttttttttgtatgtaaggGTGGGGAAGCATA
This DNA window, taken from Amia ocellicauda isolate fAmiCal2 chromosome 9, fAmiCal2.hap1, whole genome shotgun sequence, encodes the following:
- the swi5 gene encoding DNA repair protein SWI5 homolog, which translates into the protein MDSEEKATLDCQDADWTSTPGKARGCLARGLGRRTPLAASKKLNSRFKSPLQTSNTSQSPAALQSSVEKEVEDLKKRQGELDLEITQLQTEGLCVEELDQHISLLHEYNDIKDTGQMLLGRLAAIRGVTTKDVYRDFSMDLED